From the Lathyrus oleraceus cultivar Zhongwan6 chromosome 3, CAAS_Psat_ZW6_1.0, whole genome shotgun sequence genome, the window gttctgggatcagcaaggatatctggtgaatatcctaactcccaggtggaggtcttgaagactcaatcagaatatatataggctctaaatatggagatatatatggagagagtttaggaacttgaagaccttgtttgtagcagaatttttctgctgaagttgcaacagcaaagaacaagtctgctgcaattttctgaaggcccaaatccagttgggtgattaggttataaatagttgattgtaatctagtctttgtaagcctcttagaatgaatttttaggggtgtgtgtaaggtaaacctcccaatctgtgggaagggtaccatgtgtttctcagtggtaaacctgagagtgtttgttactcaaagcctgtaggcaagagtaattatgttcttgaatgaagctgtgaagcaagttcaaggtgtttgcacattacattgtatttgtagtgataggaatggaaactggaggtttctatctaggagttcctaggtatagattgcattgggtagggattaagtgatgagttgtaaacgggggagtttaactctgaattgatactactaatagtggatcttcttcctggcttggtagcccccagatgtaggtcatgttggactgaactgggttaacaatttcttgtgtttgttttccttctgtatgatataatcatgtctgccaaactgagcatgtaattcagtctgttcagcaagataatagcagacctgatacatagccttctgttggaatgtcaagcagaatgttttgacattcatcaacaacagcacatactgtataataagctgatgatctcagttcagtatgtagtgaagtctggatttcaaaatcatcacagacctggccaaaaaatcattgtgaacctgtcaaactgggtgtcttgacagttcttccagaaAGCTAATACTGAtgtagagactggttggtcttttacagtacaacaaatttagctcagtctgttttcaggaaccaaacagacttagcatatggttctggacttggatgtcaaacggaatgttgtgacattcactcctcactgcatatgctaaattgttggatggttagttttctgtttcaggatttttctcaggctattcttcaggaatccaccagctgatctaaaatctaggaaactaacaactaagctacaattaatgaacctggcaaataatctattttctagctccttaataagtgaagattagtttaacttgttacaacctttaatttacgaaatacaagtacatgaccaacaaactggaacaatgtaacagatgatgttcaaaacaggattgagacatcgtgctgatatctgtgtaggaaaacgACAGAAGGgaaggttatggtgcacataactaagggttcctcctttctaggatgacatagaaggagaggtcgtgacactgtgaaaaggtgcacattagtacaaagtgtaataactgtcttgctgtaataggtacaatgttagatcagatgtcgtgacttgaagtagaacatctgaatactgactacgccagaatttcaggttttatagggttgagttaggcccaatcACACATTTTTAACATGGTATCAGAACCTCTTTTAAGATCTAGTGGaccacccaccatttatttccatgctccagatgtccagtcctgggcgtgagggggtgtgttaagagtcccacattggacaatatatggcctgaacatgtgtttataaatgggggcagtcctcactctaccaaccgtttttgtagggttgagttaggcccaatcacacattcttaacatggtatcagaaCCTCGTTTAAGATCCAGTGGaccacccaccatttatttccatgCTCCAGATGTCCGGTCCTGGGCGtgagggggtgtgttaagagtccgACATTGGAAAATATATGGCCTaaacatgtgtttataagtggggacagtcctcactctaccaaccagttttgtagggttgagttaggcccaaaccaaacattcttaacatggtatcagagcctcgtctaagatccggtgggccacctactttggtttccgctatcgggccacccaccatttatttccatgctccagatgtccagtcctgggcgtgagggggtgtgtgaagagtcccacatcggacaatatatggcctgaacatgtgtttataagtggggacaatcctcactctaccaaccagttttgtagggttgagttaggcccaaaCCAAACATTCTTAACATgattgggcctaactcaaccctacaaaactggttggtagagtgaggactggccccatttataaacacatgtgcaggccatatattgtccaatgtgggactcttaacacaccccctcaCGCCCAATATCGGAcatctggagcgtggaaataaatggtgggtggtCCACTGGATCTTAAACGAGGttctgataccatgttaagaatgtgtgattgggcctaactcaaccctacaaaaccggttggtagagtgaggactgcaaccatttataaacacatgttcaggccatatattgtccaatgtgggactcttaacagaaacaacaatgcaaaacatctaaattactaaacaaaacaataaaataagtagactaatgtgttaccgacttcgtACAAAGGTgtcgaatgagtgtcagaaaacaagtagaattggagactgaTCAGTCATCAATTGTCTCAGTAAACTTTCGTTTAATACTAGCCAATTCCTTCAGACTTATCTTTGTTTGTACCATGTAAAACTGCTCATGGAACATTCTCTCTAGTTGATTCCAAGTGTGGATCGAACATTGTGGCAAGGtggtgaaccatgtgaaggcTATCTTTGTGAGAGAACTTGGGAAAAACTTTATCCTAAGGTTCTCATTGTTTAACATGTCTCCTACCTCAATTAAATATCTAGCCACGTGTTCGACAGTGGATTCAGTAGTATCCCCAGAAAACTTAGTGAATTTGGGAATTTTTGTTCTAGGGGGTGCTTCTGCCTGTAAGATATACTTTGACAGAGCTGATGTATAATTCGGCCTTCGAAGGCCAAAGTTTACCCCATTTCGAACCATAATTCTCTCGACCATGGATGCTAGATTATTATCTACTGATAAATCGTCATGTTGAACTTGCCGTATGATATCATTGGCGTTTTGGTTTCTATTTACCATTACTACCCTTGGTTCCCTTTCTCTGGGTATTTTTGGTTCGATCCTAAGGGGTACAACTCCTACTTCTTGATTTACCATCTCTGGTTGCAATTGATTTTGTGGGGTCTGGTTGATAGTAAGGTCTTCTTCGAATGTTTCCCCCTGGTTTTCTCTTACCCAATCCCTAGGAGGGTGTCGTTGGGGTTGTGGTACACCCAGGAATTCAGACATTCGCGCCACCTGCACTATTATCTGTTGATTCGACTGAGCCATATTTTGAATCAGAGGATTTAATACGGTGGTCAATGTTTGGGTCAACATTTGGACCATCTCATGGTTACTTTCGTCCAACTGTTGTCTCCACACGATTGCAGAGCTATTCTAGGTAATTGTGTCTGGTGTCTCAAACCTGAAGATTGGTTATTTTGACCCATGTTAACTTCAGACCCTTGTACTGGATAGTTTATGTTAACCACTGGTTCTGAGAAAGTCGAACCGACATTGTGTAAACTGGCCATcactgaagttggcattccatatGGTTGTTCTCGACCACCAAATGGTATCGAGAAACCAGGGGGTACCAAAGGCATGTTTGGAATATTTCCAATAGGTGGGGGAGTATGTGGAAGCCTCATATGCCCGATGTAAGTTAAAATCGATTCAGTATGGGAGATCGAATCCGTTAGCATCGAACTCTCCATAGATGGAACTATTTCAgacacgtgcattatggccatgtTCGCCCCTATCGAGGAAGAAGGGGGTGCTATGTTGTTGGTTgatggattttgaaaattttggttATCTGGTGCATTTAAATTCACCATTCTCATAGGGGATTCTCTCCTTGGTCTTTGTTCGTTATTTATGGCTACTTTACCACTCCTTAATAACATACAACGAACTCTTTCCGAAAAAGGGGGAAATGAATTAACAACCAGAAATAAAAGCAATTCCGAAAAAAAAACGTTAGCACTGTCCCACtgggtgtgccaatttgtttaccgtgaaaatttATAAACAACtgctgatcttccaaattactTAATTTTGTTACTCACAGGATcaatcagattgatcctaggacatggGCTAACTGTTTTTAAAGTGAATTCTAGTAAATATGAACACTTCGACAGTATCTATGGTACTGGTGATTAAAACCTAGACAATAATAGACTAATATAAATTAAAGAGAAAAACCGTAAAAGAACTGATGATAATCAAGTAGCAAATGCAAATGTTCGAAATAAAGAAGTATTAAGACTGTTTGAAATAAAGAAGTAAAAAGATGTATTTCTGGAAAAGTAAAGGTAAATTGTATTGCTTCAAAATAACTGACAATGGTGTAAAGAAACATACATTTCTTAATTTACGGTTTCTCTTCACACGGGTACTTGGTAAATTTTATAGACTTTGTACACACTTTGACACACATtgatcctaacactaagacccttTATTTATACTCAATCGAAATAACCGTTTCTAACGGCccttcaatcacgtcgagacaCATGGCACTTTGCATGGATGCAACTATCCATTATGACCCACGTGTACCTTCAACAATTTCAGATAAGAGCAAAGTTCCCTtctttatttgaattttgaatctccAATCGAAAACCATCTTCAAACATTTGaagaaatatttctaagtcctGAC encodes:
- the LOC127131484 gene encoding uncharacterized protein LOC127131484, with translation MVNRNQNANDIIRQVQHDDLSVDNNLASMVERIMVRNGVNFGLRRPNYTSALSKYILQAEAPPRTKIPKFTKFSGDTTESTVEHVARYLIEVGDMLNNENLRIKFFPSSLTKIAFTWFTTLPQCSIHTWNQLERMFHEQFYMVQTKISLKELASIKRKFTETIDD